A portion of the Ricinus communis isolate WT05 ecotype wild-type chromosome 10, ASM1957865v1, whole genome shotgun sequence genome contains these proteins:
- the LOC8282854 gene encoding protein NAR1 — translation MSEKFSPTLRIGDLSDFIAPSQACVVSLKGLKSNSKKPEVRVSNKQQSEPVKISLKDCLACSGCITSAETVMLEKQSLDEFLSNIDKGKAVVISLSPQSRASLAAHFDISPPQVFKKLTTFFKSLGVKAVFDTSSSRDITLIETCNEFITRYKQSQSNDDERSKSALPMLSSACPGWICYAEKQLGSYILPYISPVKSPQQIVGATIKHQICQKMGLRPDEVYHVTVMPCYDKKLEAVRDDFVIELESQEENGDSLVRIAEVDSVLTSGEVLDLIKLKAVDFPALEESPLDRMFSNVNEEGHLYGVSGSSGGYAETVFRNATKTLFGIEINGPLTFKTIRNTDFREVTLEVDGHVLLKFALCYGFQNLQNIVRKIKMQKCDYHFVEVMACPSGCLNGGGQIKPKPGQSPKDLLQSLETIYMENVLVADPFENPLIKSLYDEWLEEPGSEKAKRYLHTEYHPVVKSITSQLHNW, via the exons ATGTCAGAGAAATTCTCGCCAACTTTAAGGATTGGAGATCTCAGCGATTTCATAGCACCCTCTCAAGCTTGTGTTGTTTCTTTGAAGGGTTTGAAATCAAACAGCAAGAAACCTGAG GTGAGGGTTTCTAATAAGCAGCAAAGTGAACCTGTTAAAATCTCGCTTAAGGACTGTTTGGCATGCAG TGGTTGCATTACATCTGCGGAAACAGTTATGCTTGAGAAGCAAAGCTTGGATGAatttctttctaatattgataaaggAAAAGCAGTTGTTATTTCACTCTCTCCGCAATCCAGAGCCTCTCTTGCAGCTCATTTTGACATCTCACCCCCTCAG GTTTTCAAGAAACTTACTACGTTTTTTAAGTCCTTGGGTGTAAAGGCAGTATTTGATACAAGTAGCAGTAGAGATATAACACTTATTGAAACTTGTAATGAGTTCATTACTCGGTACAAACAAAGCCAATCAAATGATGATGAAAGATCTAAATCAGCTCTACCTATGCTTTCGTCGGCATGTCCAG GTTGGATATGCTATGCTGAAAAACAACTAGGATCTTATATTCTGCCTTATATATCTCCAGTGAAGAGCCCTCAACAAATTGTTGGAGCTACCATTAAACATCAAATATGTCAAAAGATGGGCCTTAG GCCGGACGAGGTTTACCATGTGACTGTGATGCCTTGTTATGATAAGAAGCTCGAGGCTGTGAGGGATGACTTTGTAATTGAATTGGAATCTCAGGAAGAAAATGGTGACAGTCTTGTTAGGATTGCTGAGGTAGATTCTGTTTTGACATCTGGAGAAGTTTTAGACTTGATCAAG TTGAAAGCAGTGGATTTTCCAGCCTTAGAAGAATCTCCTCTAGATAGAAT GTTTTCAAATGTAAATGAAGAGGGACATCTTTATGGAGTATCTGGAAGCTCTGGTGGTTATGCAGAAACAGTGTTCAGGAATGCTACTAAAACATTGTTTGGAATAGAAATCAACGGTCCTTTGACATTCAAAACTATAAGAAATACAGATTTTCGTGAAGTGACACTGGAA GTAGATGGACATGTTCTGTTGAAGTTTGCACTGTGTTATGGCTTCCAGAACCTACAAAATATTGTtcgaaaaattaaaatgcagAAATGTGATTATCATTTTGTGGAGGTTATGGCATGTCCATCAG GTTGCTTGAATGGTGGAGGTCAAATCAAACCAAAGCCAGGGCAATCTCCTAAGGATTTGCTTCAATCATTAGAAACCATTTACATGGAAAAT GTTTTGGTGGCAGATCCCTTTGAGAATCCTCTTATTAAAAGCTTGTATGATGAGTGGCTTGAAGAACCTGGATCCGAGAAAGCTAAAAGATATTTGCATACTGAGTATCATCCTGTGGTAAAAAGCATAACATCTCAGCTACATAATTGGTAA